GATTTTTCAGGGGATCGGCAAAGCTGTGACGCGCGATCGCCTGGAAGGTATCGCCGGCGTCGCTGCGCAGATGGCCGTAATCGATGATCAGCGCCGCGCCGTCCTGGTCGCGCACCCGCGCGGCGATCTTCATCATCTCGGTGTCCGGCCGCCACTCGAACACGGCGCCGACCGGGGCCGCGCGCACCAGCGGCGGCAGCAACACCTCGAAGCGCGGCATCGGGTCGTCCGAGGCTCCAAATACCAGCTTGCCATTGTCGTCGAGGTTGACGACACGCTCGTGCCAGCCGGTCTCGCGCTTGACCACCTGATGGATCGGCAGCACGTCGAAATATTCGTTGGCGAGAATGACCGCGGGGCCCTCCGGCACGTCGTCGATGCTGTCATGCCAGGTGATGTTGCGGGCGCCTGACAACGTCGTCCGCTGCTTTTCGCGCAGTACAGGGTTGATCTCGACGAGATCGATATGGAGCGATTGATAGAGCGGTGGCAGCACCCGGATCGCACGGAGCGCGTCCGCCATCATGGTGCCGCGGCCGGGGCCGAGTTCGACCAGCCGCAGCGTCGGCGGCGAGCCGATCGCCTTCCACACCGAGGCCGTCCATAGACCGAGCAGCTCGCCGAACATCTGGCTGACCTCGGGCGCGGTGGTGAAATCGCCCTCGCGGCCGAGCGGATCGCGCGACACGTAATAGCCGTGCTCGGGATGCATCAGGCACAGCTTCATGTATCGCCAGACCGGCATCGGTCCCGACGATCTGATCAGCTTGTGGATCTCCGCCTGCAGCGGTGAAAATTCGGTCACGGCCTGCCTTAAATCGACTTCTGTATATGCTCCGGCGTCTTGCGGCGCCATGCCATTATGATCAGGATGGCT
This portion of the Bradyrhizobium sp. AZCC 2262 genome encodes:
- a CDS encoding class I SAM-dependent methyltransferase, whose amino-acid sequence is MTEFSPLQAEIHKLIRSSGPMPVWRYMKLCLMHPEHGYYVSRDPLGREGDFTTAPEVSQMFGELLGLWTASVWKAIGSPPTLRLVELGPGRGTMMADALRAIRVLPPLYQSLHIDLVEINPVLREKQRTTLSGARNITWHDSIDDVPEGPAVILANEYFDVLPIHQVVKRETGWHERVVNLDDNGKLVFGASDDPMPRFEVLLPPLVRAAPVGAVFEWRPDTEMMKIAARVRDQDGAALIIDYGHLRSDAGDTFQAIARHSFADPLKN